One genomic window of Polyangium aurulentum includes the following:
- a CDS encoding globin-coupled sensor protein, whose translation MMPTSMPAAPHASTSLPTDDEREGLFAELDRRRRYLRIDEADLERLSAVRDVTTQQVKAVVERFYEHLLSNPETRAHFKTERHINNVKRTQTLYFTELFEGKCDIDYLRDRLRVGRTHERIGLDPQWYIGAYCIYMNNLLPIVMRHFEGNLEQGIETFQSLVKLICFDMSVAIDTYIEAMAAREAAQVRAFVEAMTKFSTDLEESSGDILGATESQTTAAQQQASGIAEITTTLSELHLMSGQTLEKAEAVISESDRSIDASKIGAKAVEHAVQGMHEIREQVETIAQKIVSLSEQTQQIGDIIMSVNEITEQSKLLALNAAIEAARAGDQGRGFAVVAAEIRSLADQSKQATARVRKILGDIQNATNSAVIATEQGTKKVEIGVQLANRAGESIHLLGRSVEGSAGAARLIANASRQQTSGIQQVSDAMTAINQATISNVSGLRQTEASAKRMSGMTASMRDLVRTFSQPKSRRPEYKMA comes from the coding sequence ATGATGCCCACCTCGATGCCCGCGGCCCCTCACGCTTCCACCTCGCTGCCCACGGACGACGAGCGCGAAGGGCTGTTCGCCGAGCTCGATCGGAGGCGGCGCTATCTGCGCATCGACGAGGCGGATCTGGAGCGCCTGAGCGCGGTCCGCGACGTCACGACGCAGCAGGTGAAGGCGGTCGTCGAGCGCTTCTACGAGCACCTCCTGAGCAACCCGGAGACGCGCGCCCATTTCAAGACCGAGCGCCACATCAACAACGTCAAGCGCACCCAGACGCTCTATTTCACCGAGCTGTTCGAGGGCAAGTGCGACATCGATTACCTGCGCGACCGGCTGCGCGTGGGCAGGACGCACGAGCGCATCGGCCTCGACCCGCAATGGTACATCGGCGCCTACTGCATCTACATGAACAACCTCCTGCCCATCGTGATGCGCCATTTCGAGGGCAATCTCGAGCAGGGGATCGAGACGTTCCAGAGCCTGGTCAAGCTCATCTGCTTCGACATGTCGGTCGCGATCGACACGTACATCGAGGCCATGGCCGCGCGCGAGGCGGCGCAGGTGCGCGCGTTCGTCGAGGCGATGACGAAGTTCTCGACCGACCTCGAGGAGTCGTCGGGCGACATCCTCGGCGCCACCGAGAGCCAGACGACGGCGGCGCAGCAGCAGGCGAGCGGCATCGCCGAGATCACGACCACGCTGAGCGAGCTGCACCTGATGAGCGGCCAGACGCTCGAGAAGGCCGAGGCCGTGATCAGCGAGAGCGACAGGTCCATCGACGCGTCGAAGATCGGCGCCAAGGCCGTCGAGCACGCGGTGCAGGGCATGCACGAGATCCGCGAGCAGGTGGAGACGATCGCGCAGAAGATCGTGTCGCTGAGCGAGCAAACGCAGCAGATCGGCGACATCATCATGTCCGTCAACGAGATCACCGAGCAGTCGAAGCTGCTCGCGTTGAACGCGGCGATCGAGGCCGCGCGGGCAGGAGATCAGGGGCGCGGCTTCGCGGTGGTCGCGGCCGAGATCCGGAGCCTCGCCGATCAGTCGAAGCAGGCGACGGCGCGCGTGCGCAAGATCCTGGGCGACATCCAGAACGCGACGAACTCGGCCGTCATCGCGACCGAGCAGGGAACGAAGAAGGTCGAGATCGGCGTGCAGCTCGCGAACCGCGCGGGCGAGAGCATCCACCTGCTCGGCCGGTCGGTCGAGGGCTCGGCGGGGGCGGCGCGGCTCATCGCGAACGCGTCGAGACAGCAGACATCGGGCATCCAGCAGGTCTCGGACGCGATGACCGCGATCAACCAGGCGACGATCAGCAACGTCTCGGGGCTGAGACAGACCGAGGCCTCGGCCAAGCGGATGAGCGGGATGACGGCGAGCATGCGCGATCTCGTGCGCACGTTCTCGCAGCCGAAATCGAGGCGGCCCGAGTACAAGATGGCCTAG
- a CDS encoding hybrid sensor histidine kinase/response regulator: protein MGAKANATLASQALATFTEEALELLREIELSLNDLLGADEASRPKVFRDLLRLLHTLKGASAVVGQEDIRQYVHALEERVRNIKSGEEVLDAEATQQIAAGIEDVNFAVMELARESAAATKGGAQAGGEDVSPASIGPAQARGGELMRLKAEKVDAIHTLVGDLVVARLQYEGIARRMAALRDQATEASGVLRSLSTYVSGLRGALPARAHAELSARVAASSSLVSDLSRGMSATAGELPVLQAQATAVSTSIEEGIRDLRLMPLAAFFEDYAKVVRETARETGKEARLDVHAAGAEIDRAVLLRLRDALGHLVRNAVVHGLEPPAVRSGVGKSSCGVVRLEGHCERGRAVIKISDDGAGIDLARVRRVAVRAGLLRSEEPLREQALVEILTEPGFTTRDTADGLAGRGIGLDVVAGAVRELDGNLEISTTEGAGTVFTLSVPIKASTGLGLVVEVGEHAFGILLNHVDRAIRVGPEDVRTIESHDTVMVGEDPLAVVPLGSLVGIEGAHLPAHKAPGVVLRMGKQRLIVTVDDVPGDQALVVKPLGRAFAGASHLSGAAVQPDGSVLPVLHVPALFARAAGNGRARASQVAQSAPTPLRSKEELAVLVVDDSMTMRMLLRNILRSDRYEVAVAHDGKAALEVLASMPRCDLVVTDLQMPRMDGVELCRAIRRSTRGQMPVMVVTSVGDEEERRRALESGADAYLIKGELDQARFLEQVARLLGVEVSLP from the coding sequence ATGGGCGCGAAGGCAAACGCCACGCTGGCCAGCCAGGCGCTCGCCACCTTCACGGAGGAGGCCCTCGAGCTGCTCCGCGAGATCGAGCTGTCGCTGAACGATCTGCTCGGCGCGGACGAGGCGTCGCGGCCGAAGGTTTTCCGCGATCTGTTGCGCCTTTTGCACACGCTGAAGGGCGCCTCGGCCGTGGTCGGGCAGGAGGACATCCGCCAGTACGTGCACGCGCTCGAGGAGCGGGTGCGAAACATCAAGTCGGGTGAGGAGGTCCTCGACGCGGAGGCGACGCAGCAGATCGCGGCGGGGATCGAGGACGTCAACTTCGCGGTGATGGAGCTGGCACGCGAGAGCGCCGCGGCGACCAAGGGCGGCGCGCAGGCGGGCGGGGAGGATGTTTCACCCGCGAGCATCGGGCCCGCGCAGGCGCGCGGGGGCGAGCTGATGCGGCTGAAGGCGGAGAAGGTCGACGCGATCCACACGCTCGTCGGCGATCTGGTCGTGGCGCGGCTGCAGTACGAGGGGATCGCTCGGCGCATGGCGGCGCTGCGGGATCAGGCGACGGAGGCGTCGGGGGTGCTGCGTTCGCTCTCCACGTACGTCTCGGGCCTGCGAGGCGCGTTGCCGGCGCGAGCGCACGCCGAGCTGAGCGCGCGGGTGGCGGCGTCGAGCTCGCTCGTGTCGGATCTGTCGCGCGGGATGAGCGCGACGGCGGGCGAGCTGCCCGTGCTCCAGGCGCAGGCGACGGCCGTGAGCACGAGCATCGAGGAGGGGATCCGCGATCTGCGGCTGATGCCGCTCGCGGCGTTCTTCGAGGACTACGCGAAGGTCGTGCGGGAGACGGCGCGCGAAACGGGCAAGGAGGCGAGGCTCGACGTGCACGCGGCCGGCGCCGAGATCGATCGCGCGGTGCTGTTGCGGCTGCGCGACGCGCTCGGACACCTCGTGCGCAACGCGGTGGTGCACGGGCTCGAGCCGCCCGCGGTTCGCAGCGGGGTCGGTAAGAGCTCGTGCGGCGTGGTGCGGCTCGAGGGGCACTGCGAGCGCGGGCGCGCGGTGATCAAGATCAGCGATGACGGGGCGGGGATCGATCTGGCGCGTGTGCGTCGGGTCGCGGTGCGCGCGGGGCTGTTGCGATCGGAGGAGCCGCTGCGCGAGCAGGCGCTGGTCGAGATCCTGACCGAGCCAGGCTTCACCACGCGCGACACGGCCGATGGGCTCGCGGGGCGCGGGATCGGGCTCGACGTGGTCGCGGGCGCGGTGCGCGAGCTCGATGGAAACCTCGAGATCTCGACGACGGAGGGCGCGGGCACGGTCTTCACGCTCTCGGTCCCGATCAAGGCGTCGACGGGGCTCGGGCTCGTGGTCGAGGTCGGCGAGCACGCGTTCGGGATCCTCTTGAACCACGTCGACCGCGCGATCCGCGTGGGGCCGGAGGACGTGAGGACGATCGAGTCACACGACACGGTGATGGTGGGCGAAGATCCGCTCGCGGTGGTGCCGCTCGGGAGCCTGGTGGGCATCGAGGGCGCGCATCTGCCCGCGCACAAGGCGCCGGGCGTGGTGCTGCGGATGGGCAAGCAGCGCCTGATCGTGACCGTCGACGACGTGCCTGGCGATCAGGCGCTGGTGGTCAAGCCCCTGGGTCGCGCCTTCGCGGGAGCTTCGCACCTGTCGGGCGCGGCGGTGCAGCCCGACGGCTCGGTGCTGCCGGTGCTGCACGTGCCGGCGCTCTTCGCGCGCGCAGCCGGCAACGGGCGAGCGCGCGCTTCGCAGGTGGCCCAGAGCGCGCCGACGCCGCTGCGTTCGAAAGAGGAGCTCGCGGTCCTGGTGGTCGACGACTCGATGACCATGCGGATGCTCTTGCGCAACATCCTGCGCTCGGATCGTTACGAGGTGGCGGTGGCGCACGACGGCAAGGCGGCGCTCGAGGTGCTGGCGTCGATGCCGCGCTGCGATCTGGTGGTGACCGATCTACAGATGCCGCGCATGGACGGCGTGGAGCTGTGCCGCGCGATCCGGCGGTCGACGCGTGGGCAGATGCCGGTGATGGTGGTGACGAGCGTGGGTGACGAGGAAGAGAGGCGCCGCGCGCTCGAGAGCGGGGCGGACGCGTACTTGATCAAGGGCGAGCTGGATCAGGCGCGCTTCCTCGAGCAGGTGGCCCGCTTGCTCGGCGTGGAGGTGTCGCTGCCGTGA
- a CDS encoding chemotaxis protein CheB, with protein MRVLLVEDSRTVRSYVEAILRDAGDIELLPSAIDGATGVALAIERRPDVILMDLELPVLDGIGAIREIMAAAPCPIVVLSGQLEEPARDRTFESFQAGAADVLAKPRGLGDEEIERFGERLLRVVRVMRGARVLRRGVASFRRSLTPMPARLADVVLIGASTGGPLVVRRILEGIPAPYPLPIVICQHIVPGFEHGFAAWLEATGHRVTVVGPGDKVQAGIVHVARADRQLALRGRELLLLPREEGRPAPSADVLFESASAWFGARCVALLLTGMGEDGKRGMLALRQKGALTVTQTAQTCVIDGMPAAARAAGASQRDLSPAEMCELLREVVGAPASARKPA; from the coding sequence GTGAGGGTGCTGCTCGTCGAGGATTCGCGCACGGTGCGCTCGTACGTCGAGGCGATCCTGCGCGACGCCGGGGACATCGAGCTGTTGCCCTCCGCGATCGACGGGGCGACGGGCGTCGCGCTCGCGATCGAGCGGCGGCCCGACGTGATCTTGATGGATCTCGAGCTGCCGGTGCTCGACGGGATCGGGGCCATCCGCGAGATCATGGCCGCGGCGCCGTGTCCGATCGTGGTGCTGAGCGGACAGCTCGAAGAGCCTGCGCGAGATCGCACGTTCGAGTCGTTCCAGGCGGGCGCCGCCGATGTGCTCGCGAAGCCGCGCGGGCTCGGCGACGAGGAGATCGAGCGCTTCGGCGAGCGGCTCTTGCGCGTGGTGCGCGTGATGCGCGGGGCGCGGGTGCTGCGGCGGGGCGTGGCGTCCTTTCGGCGCAGCCTGACGCCGATGCCAGCGCGGCTCGCGGACGTGGTGTTGATCGGCGCATCGACGGGCGGGCCGCTCGTGGTGCGGCGGATCCTCGAGGGCATCCCGGCGCCGTATCCGCTGCCGATCGTGATCTGCCAGCACATCGTGCCGGGGTTCGAGCACGGGTTCGCGGCGTGGCTCGAGGCGACGGGGCATCGCGTGACGGTGGTGGGGCCCGGGGACAAGGTGCAGGCGGGGATCGTGCACGTGGCGCGCGCGGATCGGCAGCTCGCGCTGCGGGGGCGCGAGCTTTTGCTCTTGCCGCGCGAGGAGGGCCGTCCGGCGCCTTCGGCAGACGTCCTCTTCGAGTCGGCGTCGGCGTGGTTCGGCGCGCGTTGCGTGGCGCTTTTGCTGACGGGGATGGGCGAGGACGGCAAGCGGGGCATGCTCGCGCTGCGGCAGAAGGGGGCGCTGACGGTCACGCAGACGGCGCAGACGTGCGTGATCGACGGCATGCCCGCGGCGGCGCGCGCAGCGGGCGCGTCGCAGCGCGATCTGTCGCCAGCCGAGATGTGCGAGCTGTTGCGCGAGGTGGTGGGCGCGCCTGCGAGCGCGCGAAAGCCTGCGTAA
- a CDS encoding putative metal-binding motif-containing protein, protein MTRAYTSGERPLPARGRGISLLLALFALGCGSTAPNPFIVDAGPDAAAGEGGGDAGGGAGGGEPHDAGPDADSTLGGPCNDDAQCDDGVSCTFDACDTTLARCRFVPDDASCQNGAYCDGVERCDGKLGCAAGAPVSCSDGKVCTIDACVESTGACTHVLRDADGDGSVDDHCLANADCDDADPKVSPLVAEVCGNKRDDDCDGAIDEPGCSSPAHDSCLDPLEITAPGAYQLDTTAAAHDFAASCSVANVAGARDVVAALILPKGPPIDVEITARVASADVAVALLGQCGDPSSEIACSGSFYTASGRIAKVRGRGLGAPDESVALPVYVTTDAGVPVTLDVAFLPAEPAPSNETCGTASPIAIGVPVLAPIIGVATDVGSACKTATGDLVYSFDLAQPSDVHVYASSMDGDALPRISLRDADCALPEDEIACQLAPSAHVFRHALPAGSYHVAVSASAPTTVSTTVVLAPPTQAPADEACAGAPSITPNETIDVDLSTHQDDVSLGCLPGAVDAVYGLDLPVTSDVLLIERISQGDKGALELALPACASPSDELACFAGAPSPIRASKRKVPAGEYRVIAESLLAQPVQLTALVRPAVAPVIVPFSDACADALPIPETGGFFQGTTANAVADFNAGCDSGGVPQGGARDQLLRLELSAQRRVVLDMSGSAFTTLLDVRKGPGCPGEEVAQGCAVGYSSSRSFLDLTLGPGVYFIQIDGFNKESGPWFLDVRVVDP, encoded by the coding sequence ATGACACGAGCCTACACGTCGGGCGAGCGGCCCCTTCCGGCCCGTGGCCGCGGGATTTCCCTTCTCCTCGCCCTCTTTGCGCTGGGCTGCGGCTCGACGGCGCCGAACCCGTTCATCGTCGACGCGGGCCCCGACGCCGCCGCCGGCGAGGGGGGCGGAGACGCGGGAGGCGGCGCGGGAGGCGGTGAGCCACACGACGCAGGCCCCGATGCCGACAGCACGCTCGGCGGGCCCTGCAACGACGACGCGCAATGTGACGACGGCGTCTCGTGCACGTTCGATGCGTGCGACACGACCCTCGCGCGTTGCCGCTTCGTGCCCGACGACGCCTCCTGCCAGAACGGCGCGTACTGCGACGGCGTCGAGCGGTGCGACGGCAAGCTCGGCTGCGCCGCGGGCGCCCCGGTGAGCTGCAGCGACGGCAAGGTCTGCACGATCGACGCCTGCGTCGAGTCCACCGGCGCTTGCACGCACGTGCTGCGCGACGCCGACGGAGACGGCAGCGTCGACGATCACTGCCTCGCGAACGCCGACTGCGACGACGCCGATCCCAAGGTGAGCCCCCTCGTCGCCGAGGTCTGCGGCAACAAGCGCGACGACGACTGCGACGGCGCGATCGACGAGCCCGGTTGCTCCTCGCCCGCGCACGACAGTTGCCTCGATCCGCTGGAGATCACCGCGCCCGGCGCGTACCAGCTCGACACGACCGCCGCCGCGCACGACTTCGCGGCCTCGTGCAGCGTCGCGAACGTGGCCGGCGCGCGCGACGTCGTGGCGGCGCTCATCCTGCCGAAAGGACCGCCCATCGACGTCGAGATCACCGCGCGGGTCGCGTCTGCCGACGTCGCGGTGGCGCTGCTCGGGCAGTGCGGAGATCCGTCGAGCGAGATCGCGTGTAGCGGCTCGTTTTACACGGCCAGCGGTCGGATCGCCAAGGTGCGCGGCCGCGGCCTCGGCGCCCCGGACGAGAGCGTGGCCCTGCCCGTCTACGTCACGACGGACGCGGGCGTGCCCGTCACGCTCGACGTCGCCTTCCTCCCCGCCGAGCCCGCGCCTTCGAACGAGACGTGCGGCACCGCCTCGCCGATCGCGATCGGCGTGCCCGTCCTCGCGCCGATCATCGGCGTCGCGACCGACGTGGGCAGCGCGTGCAAGACGGCCACGGGAGACCTCGTCTACAGCTTCGATCTCGCACAACCCTCGGACGTGCACGTCTACGCGAGCTCGATGGACGGCGACGCCCTGCCCCGCATCTCGCTGCGCGACGCCGACTGCGCGCTGCCCGAAGACGAGATCGCCTGTCAGCTCGCTCCGAGCGCGCACGTCTTCCGGCATGCGCTGCCTGCGGGCAGCTACCACGTCGCCGTCAGCGCGAGCGCGCCGACCACGGTCTCCACGACGGTCGTGCTCGCGCCGCCCACGCAAGCGCCCGCCGACGAGGCGTGCGCCGGAGCGCCCTCGATCACGCCGAACGAGACCATCGACGTCGACCTGTCGACCCACCAGGACGACGTCTCGCTCGGATGCCTGCCGGGCGCGGTGGACGCTGTCTACGGGCTCGATTTGCCGGTGACCTCGGACGTGCTGCTCATCGAGCGCATCTCGCAGGGCGACAAGGGAGCGCTCGAGCTGGCGCTGCCCGCGTGCGCGAGCCCGAGCGACGAGCTCGCTTGCTTTGCGGGCGCGCCATCGCCGATCCGCGCGTCGAAGCGCAAGGTGCCTGCGGGCGAGTACCGCGTGATCGCCGAGTCGCTCCTCGCGCAGCCGGTGCAGCTCACGGCCCTCGTGCGTCCGGCTGTTGCGCCCGTGATCGTTCCCTTCTCCGACGCCTGCGCCGACGCACTGCCGATCCCCGAGACGGGCGGCTTCTTCCAGGGCACCACGGCGAACGCCGTCGCCGATTTCAATGCCGGCTGTGACTCCGGCGGTGTCCCGCAGGGCGGCGCGCGCGACCAGCTCCTCAGGCTCGAGCTGTCCGCGCAGAGGCGCGTCGTGCTCGATATGAGCGGCTCGGCTTTCACCACGCTCCTCGACGTGCGCAAAGGCCCCGGCTGCCCCGGCGAGGAGGTCGCGCAGGGCTGCGCGGTCGGATACTCGTCGAGCCGCAGCTTCCTCGATCTCACGCTCGGCCCGGGCGTGTATTTCATTCAGATCGACGGCTTCAACAAGGAAAGCGGGCCGTGGTTTCTGGACGTGCGGGTCGTCGACCCCTGA
- a CDS encoding HAMP domain-containing histidine kinase yields MTSDRLTRNELAWLLAQEARSAAQKLRQGVMIQQGPPESVRPAAIDPENPAAVESMLNQLDEAVGMLASLHGQAATSRGRRGKIDVAALLWEVAPEARVQIEMGDGTTVFGDETELRRMIHVLVGQAGDPANAKGTAEVSVRRDKTEVKVSVVLGPDQSATFETERAWLSRMAVRYGGRLELDGAMQTLVLPADVDMQRQELENLKRELKAAQEQGEAYARELAAVFARTDGSGKHTTTSRPPGSASIDPVSSEGLVVLVAGVRGLVSELRGIFSAITRDLTPLRDRKGEVGEIVASAMRHVTAASETMADLARLGACPVGELPRHADLAEALRDVVRDDMGRAARHDVRVTLHAPQTAYEVVPIGALTVLLHALLDHAISASPPGSEVVVTLDENAGGGWAMAFDDAGPPLSEAARAGVLSRDFEVLAAGRPAGISLIAATAVAAHARIPLEIEDAPTGGARVRLVVPKLVAG; encoded by the coding sequence GTGACGAGCGATCGATTGACGCGCAATGAGCTGGCTTGGCTCCTCGCGCAAGAGGCCCGCAGCGCCGCGCAGAAGCTCCGCCAAGGGGTGATGATCCAGCAAGGGCCACCCGAGTCGGTGCGCCCCGCCGCGATCGATCCGGAGAACCCGGCAGCCGTCGAGAGCATGCTGAACCAGCTCGACGAGGCCGTCGGAATGCTCGCCTCGCTGCACGGGCAAGCGGCCACTTCCCGCGGCCGCCGCGGCAAGATCGACGTCGCCGCGCTCCTGTGGGAGGTGGCCCCCGAGGCCCGCGTGCAGATCGAGATGGGCGACGGCACCACCGTCTTCGGCGACGAGACCGAGCTGCGCCGCATGATCCACGTGCTCGTCGGCCAGGCCGGCGACCCCGCGAACGCCAAGGGCACCGCCGAGGTGAGCGTTCGTCGCGACAAGACCGAGGTGAAGGTCAGCGTCGTGCTCGGCCCCGACCAGTCCGCGACGTTCGAGACCGAGCGCGCGTGGCTGTCGCGCATGGCCGTGCGTTACGGCGGCCGGCTCGAGCTCGACGGCGCGATGCAGACGCTCGTCCTGCCCGCCGATGTCGACATGCAGCGGCAGGAGCTCGAGAACCTCAAGCGCGAGCTGAAGGCGGCCCAGGAGCAGGGCGAGGCCTACGCGCGCGAGCTGGCCGCGGTGTTCGCGAGGACCGACGGATCGGGCAAGCACACGACGACGAGCCGGCCGCCCGGAAGCGCGTCGATCGATCCGGTGAGCAGCGAAGGGCTCGTCGTGCTCGTGGCAGGCGTGCGAGGCCTGGTGTCCGAGCTGCGCGGGATCTTCTCCGCCATCACGCGCGACCTCACGCCGCTGCGCGATCGCAAGGGCGAGGTCGGCGAGATCGTGGCGAGCGCGATGCGTCACGTGACGGCCGCCTCCGAGACCATGGCAGACCTCGCGCGGCTCGGCGCCTGCCCCGTGGGCGAGCTGCCGCGCCACGCGGACCTCGCCGAGGCGCTGCGTGACGTGGTGCGCGACGACATGGGCCGCGCGGCGCGTCACGACGTGCGCGTCACGCTGCACGCGCCGCAGACGGCCTACGAGGTCGTGCCGATCGGCGCGCTCACGGTGCTCCTGCACGCGCTGCTCGATCATGCGATCAGCGCGTCGCCTCCGGGCTCGGAGGTCGTCGTGACGCTCGACGAGAACGCGGGCGGAGGCTGGGCGATGGCGTTCGACGACGCCGGCCCGCCGCTCTCGGAGGCTGCGCGCGCAGGCGTCTTGAGCCGCGACTTCGAGGTCCTCGCAGCCGGCCGCCCCGCGGGCATCTCGCTCATCGCGGCGACGGCGGTCGCAGCCCACGCGCGCATCCCGCTCGAGATCGAAGACGCACCCACGGGTGGAGCGCGGGTGCGTCTGGTCGTACCGAAGCTCGTCGCAGGCTAG